Genomic DNA from Halobaculum sp. MBLA0147:
GCACTGCTGCTCGTCGCGCTCGCCGGCCTCTGCGTGGCGTGGTGGCTCCCGCTCCCCGACGACGCCGACTCTGACGGCTCGTAGGGTAGTGTTTATATTGGTGAGTCATTGGACGAGACTACCACTCAGGAAGCCCCGACCCGTTCGCAGTCGAGGCGCTCGTTTCACTCGCGCCTCGCACGCGCCACCCGCAACAGTCGGCGTACTCGAATACCACCACCTGTAGTCCCACAAGAACCTTCTCGCCGCACGACGACCACCGCGTGTGTCCCCGAACTCGCGATCCGACTCAACGTCCGATTCACCACCCGACTCTGCGCCGGACCCCGCCGACTCACACACCCCGCGAGCGTCGCCCGTCGACCGGCTCCTCGCGGCGACGCCGGAGCTGCCCGGTCGTCTCCGCCCGTGGCACGGGGTGATGTTGGTCGTCTTCTGTGTGGGTGCCGCCGGCTCGCTCACACAGACGGATATCGGCTCGACGGCCGGACTCGGACCGGAGGCGATCTTCCTCCCGATCCTCTCGGGGCTGTTCGCGGTGGTCGTGTTCCAGTTTACGGTCGGGAACGTGTGGGGGTACGCCGTCGAGTACCGCAACGCCGGTGGCCGGTGGAGCGACTGGGCGTTCCTCGCGCCGATCCTGCTCACGGCGCTGGCGGGCGCGACCGTCGCGGCCGTCCGCCTCGGTGACGACGCGACGCTCCCGGCCGCCCTCCTCGCCGGCGGCTGGGCCGCCTTCTGGGTGTTCGTCGCCTGCGCCGCGGTGCTGTACGTGGTGACGTGGCTCCGTGTCGGCTACCGCGAGGGGCGCGCCGATCCGGAGCGGGAGTGAGTCGCGACTCGCTCACGCGGGTGACGCGACAGATCGGCCGGCTCAGTAGGTGGGGTTCTCCTCGGGCTCGCCGTCGCGGGCGTTGACCACCCGCGCCAGCGTGAACAGCGCGTCCGAGAGCCGGTTGAGGTACGTGACGACCGTCTCGTCGATCTCCTCCTCGCGAGCCAGCGCGACGGTGCGCCGCTCGGCGCGGCGTGTCACGGAGCGGGCGTGGTGGAGACTCGCGCCGGCCTCGCTCCCGGTCGGGAGCACGAAGTCCGTCAGCGGCTCCAGTTCCTCGTCGTACTCGTCGATCAGTGACTCCAGGTGTTCGGCGTGCGACGACGCCACCTGCGGGTCGTCCTCGTCCGGGTCGGGGTTCGCGAGGTCCGCCTGGACGACGTGGAGGTGGTTCTGGATCGCGCGCAGTTCCTCGTCGACGTCGTCGTACCCGGTGGGCCGGACCGTCCCGAGGAGCGCGTTCGCCTCGTCGACGGTGCCGTACGCCTCGATCCGCGGATCCGTCTTCGAGACGCGCGTCATGTCTCGCAGGTCCGTCTCGCCGTCGTCGCCGCGACCGGTGTAGATGCTCATGCGTACACACCGTCACACACGGCCAGAGTAAGGAGGTGTCGCTGCGGCGACTCCGGACTGTCACACCGGTCACTCGGCGGGAGAGTCGGCACCGGGGATTCGGTGGGGGGAGTCGACCCCCGCCACTCGACGACGGTCGACACCCGACGTTCGACGGGGGGTCGGCCGTCTCAGGCGGCCAGGGTGCGCTCGACGTACTCGAGGATGTTCGCGGACTCGTTCATCGTGACGCCGCGCTCGTCGTCGACGAGCACCGGCACCGCGCGCTGACCACTCACGCGCTTGACCTCGTCGCGCTCGGAGTGGAGCGCACCCACCCACTCCGTCTCGTAGTTGATTCCGTGTTCCTCGAGCGCGTCGTGGACCTTCTCGCACCACGGACAGCCGTCCAGCGCGTACAGCGTGATGGACATACCTCCCCTACGAGCGGGGACGGAAAGTGTCTTTCCGGCGAGCGCGCCCGATCACTCCTCGGTGAGGTCCGCGGCCGGCTCGGGGTCGGGTTCGGTGACGAACGCCAACAGCTCGTCGGCGTCCGTCTCGATCCCCTGCCGGGAGAAGAACGCGGCGACGTTGCGACAGTCGCGTTCGAGGAACGACTGCGCGTTCGGGTGGTGGACCGTGACCGCCTGTCCCAGATCGATCACGAACAACTCTCCCTCGTGGATTATCAGGTTGTACTCCGAGAGGTCGCCGTGGACCAACCCGGCGGCGTAGAGCCGGCGCATGTACTCCCGCACCACCTCGAAGGCCG
This window encodes:
- a CDS encoding cob(I)yrinic acid a,c-diamide adenosyltransferase, translated to MSIYTGRGDDGETDLRDMTRVSKTDPRIEAYGTVDEANALLGTVRPTGYDDVDEELRAIQNHLHVVQADLANPDPDEDDPQVASSHAEHLESLIDEYDEELEPLTDFVLPTGSEAGASLHHARSVTRRAERRTVALAREEEIDETVVTYLNRLSDALFTLARVVNARDGEPEENPTY
- a CDS encoding glutathione S-transferase N-terminal domain-containing protein; protein product: MSITLYALDGCPWCEKVHDALEEHGINYETEWVGALHSERDEVKRVSGQRAVPVLVDDERGVTMNESANILEYVERTLAA